Within the Phaseolus vulgaris cultivar G19833 chromosome 9, P. vulgaris v2.0, whole genome shotgun sequence genome, the region AAAGCGGCCAATATACCTTGACTTTCCAAACTGGTTGTTATACTGTTTCCTCTCATTGCCACAGGTTCTAACAATCGACCCCACTATTCATGACAACATCTATTATTCTTAATAATTTCAGCAAGCAATAGTGAATAGAGgatttatgattataaaattaaagcattttttttattaaagtataATACTTAATTATGTCTATCGTAAGTTTCAATAAACATTTATTCATTGATTCTTTTAACTACAATCCCGAAGACAATGAATATAAACAATAACTGAGGTTTCCATGTGTTTGCATATATCTTCGTACTGCTTTTGGAGATAGAGAACAATCAACAAATAAGAGGACATGTATATGAACAAAAAACACAGCGCCTTGTTCGCTTTCAATAAATATTCgataaacaatttatattttgtgggaaaaaaaaaatataatgcaCACACCTCAACATTACTATTCTTGTAAGGAACATGTAGATAAATAAACAATAGAAATACGAATGCTACAGAGAGGGTACATTCCCATCAATTTCAGGGGTTCAATTCTCCAAACAACTTTGATAGGCTGAAAATTCTTGCTATATACACGGACAGCAACCTTGAGTGTCTCCAGCCAAAGGGGAATACCAACACAAAATGAATCTTTGTAAGAGAACTAACAGTTGATGCCACATTGACCATTGGTTAATCTGTTGGAGTCAGAGGTGAAGGGATCAATCCTCACCCACAGCAAGGAGAATATTGAAGCAAGAAGAACCGACCAGACAATAACAATGGTTGGGGTACGATTTTGCCTGCCCAAGAGACCCTTCAAGAATGGGTAAAGATGGGCAATGACCCATATAGCAAAGAACAGCTTGCCAAATAGTGGACCCCAAGACTGGTAACCACTGTTTATGGCATAGGACACACCAGCCACAATCCCTACCAAATTCACAATAAGCACCGTTGTAGGAGGGATGAGAAGTGATGTCCATTTAAACACATAAAGCTCGGCAAAGTCCCCATCCTCATCCGTTGCTTTTGATGTAACAGTAAAATTTGTATCTATCCCAGCAAGCACTTTTAGAAGCCCCTGAAACACAGCAAAGAGATGTGCAGATGTCCCACCGATAACCCAGAATTGTTCATTTCTCCACCAGTCTTCTATGCTGACCCCACTCCACCTAAGCTCAAGAATTGAAGTAGTAAAAATGGAAACGAAGAGAAGAATGAACCACATGCTGGCAAAGTTGCTTATCTGCAAAAGATTAATCAATTGTTATTGGACTTCCAAAATTTATATGGTTCACATTCACAATTAGATCCCATTAggaattataaatttatcagcAAAAAATGAGAGAAATCGTTTACCTCAggaataataaatttatttgtgaGGAGACAAAACGCAGGAAGCGTACAGTAAGCAATCAATGGGAGTGAGGTAAAGGGGTAGACAATGGTGTTAATATAAGCGAGTCTCATCAGAGGCCTCAACCTTCCATTGTAGCCATACCACAAGGGACAATGCCTGCTTAGGAAAATCTCAATTGAACCCAATGCCCACCGAAGCACCTGATTGAGACGATCTGAAAGATTGATAGGAGCAGAACCCTTAAATGCTGGGCGAGGTGGCATGCAATAGATGGAAATCCAACCACGAGCATGCATCTTAAACCCAGTCAAGATATCTTCTGTCACCGAACCATAGATCCATCCAATCTGGTGAAGCCAGAAAATGTTTAATTAATATCTAAACAAGTTACTCATTAATGTTTCATCTCATTTCTCTATACAAGAGGACAGGAATTAAGAGCACAATGCTAAATTGACGTGCTCACCTCTTTGCCCCATTCAGTCTTGTCTTCATAACCACAGCTGATAACGTGGATTGCTTCCTTAAGAAGAGTTGCAGGGTTTGTTGAAGGTGGAATGCCACCCTGCTCCATGAAAGTGGCAGCAATAAAAACCGGAGATTGACCAAAACGCTTCTCCAAGCTCTTTTGAGACATAAGCAGTGACCTTTCATCGTCATAACCTGAAAAAGGACACATTACATATTACCAATGATAAGATATTTGTTATCTTGTTTTCAGATAATTGAGCAACTACAGCAAATTAGAGAAAATTACCAATAAAAATCGATAGGATACAGGTGACAATAAAAGTACATGAAATCAACATGCATAAACAAGAGAGTTTTTCCATAGTAGCATACCTTCAACACCCTCCTCTATGTCTTCCATATTAAATATGGGAACTGTAGATTCAGTTCTGTTCATCGCCCTCTTCTTGTCAATGTACTTCTTATTCCCACCCCTTCCCTTCTTTCTAGAACCCCAACAACTCTTTACAATAATGTTAGGTTCCAAATCTTCCTCGGTCAGAACAGGATCATAACCATACAAAGCCTGCCTGTTGAAACAACAACCAGTTCCCACATAGACTGGACCCTGAACACCATCCTGACCTTTCATGTTGATCTGAAAGGTacaaaaatgaaatgaaatttagCCAAGGCATTAGACAGCAATGCAGGCAGAAAATATTTTCGTTGTTGAAACCTAATAAAATTACACAAATTAAAGTGAGACTTACATCAAAGAACACAATATTGCGATTGGCATATCGATCATGCAAATCAATGCCATCAAACCTCTGAGGAAATTGCACATAGCATGTCTTCTTTCCAATAACAGGATCCATCATGAAACACATGGCTTCTTTAAGAGCTTTGCTATTATTGAAATAATGATCACAATCCACATTCAGAAGATATGCACCATTGGTCAAGACAGCAGAAACGCGAATCTACACACAATGTAAACCAAGGTTAGATATGCTCAACGTATTTTTTCTAGTAAATAAAAACCTCAGCCATATCATACCAACCCAAGCATTACACAGTAAATCAAACGTATAACTGGTTTGCAGAAggaataatagtaataatttcCTGTATTAACTCATACAAAATCCACATGATCAACTACCGACATTGTTCACATCCTAAAGCAGATTAGAAAACTTATCACACAGTTGTTAGTGTATCATTGTGCCATGTTGAATCACAGCAACAGTTTGTAGGTTATTTTCAACATATATTAGTTCTGGCACAAGCATACAAGTAAAACTCACTGCTTTACATAAAAACCATAAACTTCAATGAGTGAAACAAGATGTCGATGAAAGCCATTAATAAAAGTAATCAGCAAATCCGTAGAACATAAAATAAGAAGCTTCAGTATGACAAACCAATGCATTCATAGCTCCAGCCTTCTTGTGATGTTGGAAGCCTGGTCGCTTCTCACGAGAAACATAAACAAGTCTAGGAAGCTCATTTCCATCTGTATCCAGCCCTCCACTATGACCTAAAAACACCTGCAGATAACAAATATTACAGCTTGATAATATAAAAGCTGCAAAAAAGATTATACATGCACTTTGCAGAAAATGGTAATACCTGAATCATTCCAGGATGATCCCTGGGATTATTTCCAGGCCAAGGAGTTCCATCCTGCATTGTCCAACCTTCCTCTGGCGTCTTCTGAGCTTTGGCTACAAGGGCATTGATCCGTACTTTGAATTCTTCATATTCTCTctgataagaaaaaaatatttatatttaatttctaaaacgCATGAACCATAACGTAGGCCTCGGGTGGAGGGGAGTATATGCTCAAGTTATAGAACCACGTGCTTTGCTGGTGCAATGAAAATGTCtagatataaatatttaacttgAAGCAGAAAAAAATTGACTCAAAGAACAACCTTCATTGCTCGTCGCTCCTTTACAAATGAGGGTTGAATCTTGTCCTTCAAGTAATCAATCTTCTGGGCAAAATAAAACTCTGGGGCTCTTGGTTCAATATTGTGCTTTTTGCAGAAGGGCACCCATTTCTTTGCAAACTCAGCTGTTTCTGACAGTGCTTCAAATGTCAACATAGCTGAACCATCATCTGATACGTAGCAGGAAACTTTGTCCACAGGGTAATCAACAGAAAGTATAGACAACACTGTGTTTGCAGTTACCAGAGGTGGCTCTTTGAGGGGGTCCACTGTACTCACAAACACATCAACAGGATCTAGCTGTGATGGTTCTCCTTCACGATCATATCTAAAAGAATGCATGCTAAGATTAGTGACAGAGAAAGCCACATGATTGTTAAACCAAGACGCAAAAAGACCAACAAAAGACAAATAAAATGAGCCATCCTGACCTTAAAGCAAGCCGTTCAAGATAAGTCTCACGATTAATTGGAGACCATTTTGGAAACTGATCCAGTATCCAGGATAAGGCAAACCAAATCTCACAAATAACTGATGTCAACCACAGTGGGTATGCATCTTTCACAGGGTGTGTTACACGATATTGTAAGAAGAAGCCAAGAATAATCAACCGGAGTACTATAACAACACGATAAGGTGTCAGCTGAGATGAAGAAATTGGCACCACACGACTCATGGGTTGTCGAGCATCGTCAACCCTGTCaggagaaaataaatttaacttaaaataGAAGAAATGAAACCAAACTGCATAAATATTGAAAGCTTGTATGTTCTGCCCACAAATCATGAACTTAAAATCTAGATCTATAACCATCTTGCCCCAAGCATACACacactttaaaaaaatcaaaatgttGTGACACAACCACAAATAAACTATTAATCTATTATATACTGACTGGAACTAAATGCAATCTTCCTAAGGAAGAGAATGTGAATCACCTTTTAATGATCTTGAATGTTATTCAAAGAAATATTAATAAGTGTCTAACCTACATTAGCAAAGATTTCTGCAATACTTTCCAAGTTATGATCTATAATCATTAAACATCAACGAAAATGGTTCGAGTTGTTTACATTTGGAGTTCTTCTCCATTAGAACCAGTCCCTTCAACATCTCCTCCTTTCCCTTCCGCATATCTACCAGTCATTTGAACCATATTTTTCTCCTGCTTGAGCTTCCAACCTTCAACCCTTTCTTTCCAGTCAACATTTCCCAGACCATAAGAATTTAAGTCCTTTGACGGGTCCACAATTCTTACAGGAACTGTGGTAATAACAAGAGTTGGTGAATATAAATTTCATAGTAACCATTAAGTATCGCATTGTAGCATTGGTTCTTTAACTCTATACCTGGTTGCCTTGGATCAATATAGGGGAGTGAGTGAACCTTTTCAGATGGGCCCAAAGGACCTGAAGTAGTTCGCACAGATTGAGTATCGGGTGTGGCACATGGAATCTCACCGGAAATCTGACCATATTAAGTTAAAAAATGTGATCAGAAGATTACATTACTCTTCCGCCGACCATCAATAAAAcagaagaaataaaaacaaatgcaTTACCAGACAATTCAACAGACTTGAAAAAGTAACTATAGCAAGTAAAAGAGAGATCAAAGTTCAGGCAACAATGCTAAAAAAACGTAGCACTAAATCCTATCTCTGCTTACCACCCTTCTTTTTCTGCATCTCTCTCACTTCTCACACAGTTGCACCCagctaaaatataaatatgcaGACAAAATCTAAAGTACAATCGGCATATAGAAACCACAAAATAGTGGAATGTATTATTACCGTTTGACCATTGGTGAGGAGGGGAATTGGCTGTTGAGACTCACGTCTAGAAGACGATGAAAGGTCAGCATCTTCCTCCCACTGCCGCCTGGCCTTGGCTTTTCCCGGGGCATAATTGAACTCATTCTCTATGTCATCAGAgtcctcttcatcttcatctcCCTCTACTCGAGGACTACCTGATATTTCCACAATCACTCATTCAAATCAGAACTCAATCACAACAACACTGTCAccgaaaaacaaaaaacaaaacaaaagctCACAAACCTCTGTGCCTCTTGTATCTAGTCTTGCACTGTGGACAAGACTGGTTCCCATCCTTTCGCTCGTATTCATAACAAGGACGACACACAGGAAAGGCGCACTCGTTGCAAGCAACAAACACATCACCAGTCGCAGTCAATCCAACAGTATCACCGCATATTTGACAGATTTGCCCATTCAAGCTCTTCAGGGGTTTAGACTGCAGATTACGAGGGTTACACTGAGTGAGAATTATtcaatttcttaattaattaaataaaactcgAAGATCGAACTAAGGAACGGCAAAGAACTCCAAATGAAAATCAGATCTGATGCAGAAGCATAAAACGAGAACAACATTGTTAGCGAGAGTGTGGGAG harbors:
- the LOC137820032 gene encoding cellulose synthase A catalytic subunit 1 [UDP-forming] encodes the protein MEASAGMVAGSHKRNELVRIRHDSSDSGSKPLKSLNGQICQICGDTVGLTATGDVFVACNECAFPVCRPCYEYERKDGNQSCPQCKTRYKRHRGSPRVEGDEDEEDSDDIENEFNYAPGKAKARRQWEEDADLSSSSRRESQQPIPLLTNGQTISGEIPCATPDTQSVRTTSGPLGPSEKVHSLPYIDPRQPVPVRIVDPSKDLNSYGLGNVDWKERVEGWKLKQEKNMVQMTGRYAEGKGGDVEGTGSNGEELQMVDDARQPMSRVVPISSSQLTPYRVVIVLRLIILGFFLQYRVTHPVKDAYPLWLTSVICEIWFALSWILDQFPKWSPINRETYLERLALRYDREGEPSQLDPVDVFVSTVDPLKEPPLVTANTVLSILSVDYPVDKVSCYVSDDGSAMLTFEALSETAEFAKKWVPFCKKHNIEPRAPEFYFAQKIDYLKDKIQPSFVKERRAMKREYEEFKVRINALVAKAQKTPEEGWTMQDGTPWPGNNPRDHPGMIQVFLGHSGGLDTDGNELPRLVYVSREKRPGFQHHKKAGAMNALIRVSAVLTNGAYLLNVDCDHYFNNSKALKEAMCFMMDPVIGKKTCYVQFPQRFDGIDLHDRYANRNIVFFDINMKGQDGVQGPVYVGTGCCFNRQALYGYDPVLTEEDLEPNIIVKSCWGSRKKGRGGNKKYIDKKRAMNRTESTVPIFNMEDIEEGVEGYDDERSLLMSQKSLEKRFGQSPVFIAATFMEQGGIPPSTNPATLLKEAIHVISCGYEDKTEWGKEIGWIYGSVTEDILTGFKMHARGWISIYCMPPRPAFKGSAPINLSDRLNQVLRWALGSIEIFLSRHCPLWYGYNGRLRPLMRLAYINTIVYPFTSLPLIAYCTLPAFCLLTNKFIIPEISNFASMWFILLFVSIFTTSILELRWSGVSIEDWWRNEQFWVIGGTSAHLFAVFQGLLKVLAGIDTNFTVTSKATDEDGDFAELYVFKWTSLLIPPTTVLIVNLVGIVAGVSYAINSGYQSWGPLFGKLFFAIWVIAHLYPFLKGLLGRQNRTPTIVIVWSVLLASIFSLLWVRIDPFTSDSNRLTNGQCGINC